The Candidatus Mycolicibacterium alkanivorans genome contains a region encoding:
- a CDS encoding 50S ribosomal protein L25/general stress protein Ctc: MAKGLTVNKLSVAVRTKTGKGASRRARREGLVPVVLYGHGADPQHLELNARDFAAVLRHSGTNAVLTLDINGKEQLALTKAIEVHPVRRNIQHADLIVVRRGEKVTVEVNVVLEGDAASGALVTQDASSIEIEADAMSIPQQLTVSIEGVEEGTQITAGQVELPAGVTLISDPDLLVANIVAAPSAEELEAEGGGESLQEQAEAAEETAAAGGKSAEAE, translated from the coding sequence ATGGCCAAAGGCCTGACCGTCAACAAACTCAGCGTCGCTGTGCGCACCAAGACTGGTAAGGGTGCTTCTCGGCGCGCGCGCCGCGAGGGCCTGGTGCCCGTGGTCCTCTACGGCCACGGCGCCGACCCTCAGCACCTCGAGCTGAACGCCCGCGACTTCGCCGCGGTGCTGCGGCATTCCGGCACCAACGCGGTGCTCACCCTCGACATCAACGGCAAGGAGCAGCTGGCGCTGACCAAGGCCATCGAGGTGCACCCGGTCCGCCGCAACATCCAGCACGCCGACCTGATCGTGGTCCGTCGCGGCGAGAAGGTGACCGTCGAGGTGAACGTCGTCCTCGAAGGTGACGCCGCTTCGGGCGCCCTGGTCACCCAGGATGCCAGCAGCATCGAGATCGAGGCCGACGCCATGTCGATCCCGCAGCAGCTGACCGTGTCGATCGAGGGCGTCGAGGAGGGCACCCAGATCACCGCCGGCCAGGTCGAGCTGCCCGCGGGCGTCACCCTGATCAGCGATCCCGACCTGCTGGTCGCCAACATCGTCGCTGCGCCGTCCGCCGAGGAACTCGAGGCCGAGGGGGGCGGCGAGTCGCTGCAGGAGCAGGCGGAGGCCGCCGAGGAGACCGCGGCCGCCGGGGGAAAGTCGGCCGAGGCCGAGTAA
- a CDS encoding LpqN/LpqT family lipoprotein: MKARAAVLPLALVLTACGSNPPDYSSIWTSSTTPTTTTTSNSDKPQPIAKYLYGLGVTGEQIPLDKLTDLTVTLPKPPGWTKYSNPNFSPGTEMIAKNNTYPTAMVVVLRLTGNFDVGEALKHASVDAEMSKNFTKLNSSSDPFDGFPSAMIEGSYDAADGERLHTYNRVVIPVTPAPKFQRYLVQFTVTTLADQAAAQSDDIEAVIRGFSVTVK, encoded by the coding sequence GTGAAGGCACGCGCCGCAGTCCTGCCCCTTGCGCTGGTCTTGACGGCGTGCGGGTCGAATCCGCCCGACTACTCGTCGATCTGGACGTCCTCGACGACGCCCACCACCACGACCACCAGCAATTCGGACAAGCCGCAGCCCATCGCGAAGTACCTCTACGGCCTCGGCGTCACCGGCGAGCAGATCCCGCTGGACAAGCTGACCGACCTGACGGTGACGCTGCCCAAGCCGCCGGGCTGGACCAAGTACTCCAACCCGAACTTCTCCCCCGGCACCGAGATGATCGCCAAGAACAACACCTACCCGACGGCGATGGTGGTCGTGTTGCGGCTGACCGGGAACTTCGACGTGGGCGAAGCGCTCAAGCACGCCAGCGTCGACGCCGAGATGTCGAAGAACTTCACCAAGCTCAACTCCTCGAGCGACCCCTTCGACGGCTTCCCCTCGGCGATGATCGAGGGCAGCTACGACGCCGCCGACGGCGAGCGACTGCATACCTACAACCGGGTGGTGATCCCGGTGACGCCCGCGCCGAAGTTCCAGCGCTACCTGGTGCAGTTCACCGTGACCACCCTTGCCGACCAGGCCGCCGCGCAGTCCGACGACATCGAGGCAGTCATCAGAGGCTTCAGCGTCACGGTGAAGTAG
- the arsC gene encoding arsenate reductase (glutaredoxin) (This arsenate reductase requires both glutathione and glutaredoxin to convert arsenate to arsenite, after which the efflux transporter formed by ArsA and ArsB can extrude the arsenite from the cell, providing resistance.), whose amino-acid sequence MPATPVIYHNPRCSTSRKTLDLLRDNGIEPTIVEYLKTPPSRAEIAKLISDAGIDVRTAVRKRESLYGELNLADASDDELLDAMAANPILIERPFVVTAKGTRLARPIDAVHEIL is encoded by the coding sequence TTGCCTGCCACACCCGTCATCTACCACAATCCCCGTTGCAGCACCTCCCGCAAGACCCTCGACCTGTTGCGCGACAACGGCATCGAGCCGACGATCGTCGAGTACCTGAAGACGCCGCCGTCCCGCGCCGAGATCGCCAAGCTGATCTCCGACGCGGGCATCGATGTGCGCACCGCCGTCCGCAAACGCGAATCCCTTTACGGTGAACTGAATCTCGCCGATGCCAGTGATGACGAGCTACTCGACGCGATGGCGGCCAACCCGATCCTGATCGAGCGTCCGTTCGTGGTGACCGCCAAGGGCACCCGCCTGGCCCGGCCGATCGACGCGGTGCACGAGATTCTGTGA
- a CDS encoding ribose-phosphate diphosphokinase, producing MGTDWTDNRKNLMLFSGRAHPELADQVAKELDVQVTAQTARDFANGEIFVRFDESVRGCDAFVLQSHPAPLNKWLMEQLIMIDALKRGSAKRITAILPFYPYARQDKKHRGREPISARLVADLFKTAGADRIVSVDLHTDQIQGFFDGPVDHMRAQPLLTGYIRDNYNCENVVVVSPDSGRVRVAEKWADALGGTPLAFIHKTRDPKVPNQVVSNRVVGDVAGKTCVLTDDMIDTGGTIAGAVKLLHNDGAKDVIIAATHGVLSDPARERLADSGAREVIVTNTLPIDDAKRFPQLTVLSIAPLLASTIRAVFENGSVTGLFDGDA from the coding sequence GTGGGCACGGACTGGACCGACAATCGCAAAAACCTGATGCTCTTCTCGGGCCGCGCACACCCTGAACTGGCCGACCAGGTCGCCAAGGAACTCGACGTCCAGGTCACCGCGCAGACCGCACGGGACTTCGCCAACGGCGAAATCTTCGTCCGGTTCGACGAGTCCGTCCGCGGCTGCGACGCCTTCGTGCTGCAGTCCCATCCCGCACCGCTGAACAAGTGGTTGATGGAACAGCTGATCATGATCGACGCGCTCAAGCGCGGCAGCGCCAAGCGGATCACCGCGATCCTGCCGTTCTATCCCTACGCCCGCCAGGACAAGAAGCACCGCGGCCGCGAGCCGATCTCGGCCCGACTGGTGGCCGACCTGTTCAAGACCGCCGGCGCCGACCGGATCGTCTCGGTCGACCTGCACACCGATCAGATCCAGGGCTTCTTCGACGGCCCGGTGGACCACATGCGGGCACAGCCGCTGCTAACCGGCTACATCCGGGACAACTACAACTGCGAGAACGTCGTCGTGGTCTCCCCCGACTCCGGTCGCGTCCGCGTCGCCGAGAAGTGGGCCGACGCCCTGGGCGGCACCCCGCTGGCCTTCATCCACAAGACCCGCGACCCGAAGGTGCCCAACCAGGTGGTGTCCAACCGGGTCGTCGGCGACGTGGCGGGTAAGACCTGCGTGCTGACCGACGACATGATCGACACCGGCGGCACCATCGCCGGGGCGGTCAAACTGCTGCACAACGACGGCGCCAAGGACGTCATCATCGCCGCCACGCACGGTGTGCTGTCGGATCCGGCCCGCGAGCGGCTGGCAGACAGCGGTGCCCGCGAGGTGATCGTCACCAACACCCTGCCCATCGACGACGCCAAGCGCTTCCCGCAGCTGACCGTGCTGTCGATTGCCCCGCTGCTGGCCAGCACGATCCGCGCGGTGTTCGAAAATGGCTCGGTGACAGGGCTTTTCGACGGAGACGCATAG
- the glmU gene encoding bifunctional UDP-N-acetylglucosamine diphosphorylase/glucosamine-1-phosphate N-acetyltransferase GlmU, whose product MTTHDQAAVLVLAAGAGTRMRSDIPKVLHTLGGRSMLSHALHAVAKVAPDQIVVVLGKDRERIAPVVDELADSLGRRIEVAVQDQQLGTGHAALCGLSALPEDFDGVVVVTSGDIPLLDADTLAELIESHRGEPAAVTVLTTTLPDSRGYGRVLRTQDGEVIAIVEETDATPQQRAIREVNAGIYAFDIAALRSALSRLSSDNAQQELYLTDVISIVRADGQIVHAKHVDDYAMVAGVNDRVQLSDLARELNRRIVAAHQRAGVTVVDPLSTWIDVDVVIGRDTVIRPGTQLLGATRIGGRCEIGPDTTLTDVSVGDGASVVRTHGSESAIGDEATVGPFTFLRPGTELGAKGKLGTFVETKNAVIGTGTKVPHLTYVGDAEIGEHSNIGASSVFVNYDGENKNRTTIGSHVRTGSDTMFIAPLTVGDGAYTGAGTVLREDVPPGALAVSSGTQRNIEDWVLHKRPGSASAKAAEKAKKARSDDDSGE is encoded by the coding sequence GTGACCACACACGACCAGGCAGCCGTCTTGGTCCTGGCAGCAGGCGCCGGAACCCGCATGCGTTCCGACATTCCCAAGGTGCTGCACACCCTGGGTGGGCGCAGCATGCTCTCGCACGCCCTGCACGCGGTGGCCAAGGTGGCCCCCGACCAGATCGTGGTGGTACTCGGCAAGGATCGCGAGCGCATCGCCCCGGTGGTCGACGAGCTGGCCGACTCGCTGGGCCGGCGCATCGAGGTCGCGGTGCAGGACCAGCAGCTGGGCACCGGACACGCGGCGCTGTGCGGCTTGTCGGCACTGCCCGAGGATTTCGACGGTGTCGTCGTCGTCACCTCGGGTGACATTCCCCTGCTCGACGCTGACACCCTCGCCGAACTCATCGAAAGCCACCGTGGCGAGCCGGCCGCCGTCACCGTGCTCACCACCACCCTGCCCGACTCGAGAGGCTACGGCCGCGTTCTGCGCACCCAGGACGGCGAGGTCATCGCGATCGTCGAGGAAACCGACGCCACTCCGCAGCAGCGCGCGATTCGCGAAGTCAACGCGGGTATCTACGCCTTCGACATCGCCGCCCTGCGCTCGGCGCTGAGCAGACTGTCGTCCGACAACGCCCAGCAGGAGCTCTACCTGACCGACGTCATCTCGATCGTGCGCGCCGACGGGCAGATCGTGCACGCCAAGCACGTCGACGACTACGCCATGGTGGCCGGCGTCAACGACCGGGTGCAGCTCTCGGATCTGGCCCGCGAACTCAACCGGCGGATCGTCGCCGCCCATCAGCGCGCCGGCGTCACCGTCGTCGACCCGCTGAGCACCTGGATCGACGTCGACGTCGTGATCGGCCGCGACACCGTCATCCGGCCCGGTACCCAGCTGCTGGGCGCCACCCGGATCGGCGGGCGCTGCGAAATCGGCCCGGACACCACGTTGACCGACGTCAGCGTCGGCGACGGCGCCTCGGTGGTGCGCACCCACGGCAGCGAGTCGGCGATTGGGGACGAGGCGACGGTCGGGCCGTTCACCTTCCTGCGGCCGGGCACCGAGCTGGGCGCCAAGGGCAAGCTGGGCACCTTCGTCGAGACCAAGAACGCCGTCATCGGCACCGGCACCAAGGTGCCGCACCTGACCTATGTCGGTGACGCCGAGATCGGCGAGCACAGCAACATCGGCGCCTCCAGCGTGTTCGTCAACTACGACGGCGAGAACAAGAACCGGACGACCATCGGCTCGCACGTGCGCACCGGCTCGGACACCATGTTCATCGCCCCGCTCACAGTGGGCGACGGTGCATACACCGGTGCGGGCACCGTGCTGCGCGAGGACGTGCCGCCCGGGGCGCTGGCGGTTTCGTCCGGAACGCAGCGCAACATCGAAGACTGGGTGCTGCACAAGCGGCCGGGCAGCGCGTCGGCCAAAGCCGCCGAGAAAGCCAAGAAGGCCCGGTCGGACGACGACTCCGGGGAGTGA
- a CDS encoding TetR/AcrR family transcriptional regulator, giving the protein MAAPEKEPRAPRARMTGTERRRQLIDIARSLFAERGYEGTSIEEIAQRANVSKPVVYEHFGGKEGLYAVVVDREMSALLDGITSSLTNNRSRVRVERVALALLTYVEERTDGFRILIRDSPAAISSGTYSSLLNDAVNQVSSILAGDFARRGLDPELAPLYAQALVGSVSMTAQWWLDTREPKKEVVAAHLVNLMWNGLTHLEADPQLGAE; this is encoded by the coding sequence ATGGCAGCACCGGAGAAGGAGCCGCGCGCGCCGCGGGCCCGCATGACGGGCACCGAGCGACGCCGCCAGCTCATCGACATCGCCCGGTCGCTGTTTGCCGAACGCGGTTACGAAGGCACCTCGATCGAGGAGATCGCCCAGCGCGCCAATGTCTCCAAGCCGGTGGTCTACGAGCACTTCGGCGGCAAGGAGGGCCTCTACGCGGTGGTCGTCGACCGGGAGATGTCGGCCCTGCTCGACGGCATCACTTCGTCGCTGACCAACAACCGCTCCCGGGTTCGCGTCGAGCGGGTGGCGCTGGCCCTGCTGACCTACGTCGAGGAGCGCACCGACGGCTTCCGGATCCTGATCCGCGACTCGCCCGCCGCGATCAGTTCGGGGACCTACTCGAGCCTGCTCAACGACGCCGTCAACCAGGTGTCGTCGATCCTGGCCGGCGATTTCGCCCGCCGCGGTCTGGATCCGGAACTAGCGCCGCTGTACGCGCAGGCGCTTGTCGGCTCGGTGTCGATGACTGCGCAGTGGTGGCTGGACACCCGCGAGCCGAAGAAGGAAGTGGTGGCCGCCCACCTGGTGAACCTGATGTGGAACGGGCTGACCCATCTCGAGGCGGACCCGCAGCTGGGGGCCGAGTAG
- the mfd gene encoding transcription-repair coupling factor: protein MTAPGHQYVQTPIAGLVELALSAPTFTDLAERAAQRPAELALVGPASAQLYAACALARGGPLLVVTATGREADDLTAELRAVFGDAAAMFPSWETLPHERLSPGVDTVGARLMLLRRLAHPDDARLGPPVRVVVTTVRSLLQPMAPDVADIEPVTLQVGAAPAATSDTGAQFDFDDLAARLVELSYNRVDMVGKRGEFAVRGGILDVFLPTAEHPVRVEFWGDEVSEMRMFAVADQRSIPEIDVQTVVAMPCRELLLTDDVRARAAKLVADRPTDDQNRISGGVGDMLAKLAEGIPVDGMEALQPVLRPDELTLLIDHLPERTPLLVCDPEKVRTRAADLIKTGREFLEASWSVAAIGGDAPIDLEQLGGSGFRELAEVREAARAGDHPWWTLSQLAAEDAVELDVRAAPTARGQQSNVDEIFAMLRAHVLTGGYAAVLAPGTGTAHRVVEQLGERDTPAAMLEPGDAPKAGVVGVLKGPLHDGIVVPGANLVVITETDLTGNRVTAPDGKRLAAKRRNIVDPLALTAGDLVVHDQHGIGRFVEMVERTVGGARREYLVLEYASSKRGQAADKLFVPMDSLDQLSRYVGGQEPSLSRLGGSDWTNTKTKARKAVREIASELVALYAKRQAAPGHAFGPDTPWQAEMEDAFGFTETVDQLTAIQEVKNDMEKPVPMDRVICGDVGYGKTEIAVRAAFKAVQDGKQVTVLVPTTLLADQHLQTFTARMAGFPVTVKGLSRFTDPAESRAVIEGMADGSVDIVIGTHRLLQTAVRWKDLGLVIVDEEQRFGVEHKEHIKSLRTHVDVLTMSATPIPRTLEMSLAGIREMSTILTPPEERYPVLTYVGPHDEKQVAAALRRELLRDGQAFYIHNRVSSIDAAAARVKQLVPEARVVVAHGQMPEEQLERTVEGFWNRDYDILVCTTIVETGLDISNANTLIVERADTFGLSQLHQLRGRVGRSRERGYAYFLYPKEVPLTETAYDRLATIAQNNELGAGMAVALKDLEIRGAGNVLGAEQSGHVAGVGFDLYVRLVGEAVEAYRAAADGKMVTTAEEPKDVRIDLPVDAHLPPDYIASDRLRLEAYRRLAAASDDAAVAAVIEELIDRYGPLPEPAQRLVAVARLRLLCRQYGVTELAATGTGSPTTLRVSPLTLPDSAQLRLKRVYPGASYRATTSTVQVPIPRAGSGVGAPRIRDLELVQMVADLLLALDGRPQGEVDVTTFTPVSGEKLGR, encoded by the coding sequence ATGACCGCACCGGGGCACCAGTATGTTCAGACCCCGATCGCGGGTCTGGTGGAGTTGGCGCTGTCGGCCCCCACGTTCACCGATCTCGCCGAGCGCGCGGCCCAGCGTCCCGCCGAACTCGCCCTCGTCGGCCCGGCCAGCGCCCAGCTCTACGCGGCGTGCGCACTGGCGCGCGGCGGTCCGCTTCTGGTCGTGACGGCCACCGGCCGCGAGGCCGACGATCTGACCGCCGAGCTGCGGGCGGTGTTCGGCGACGCGGCGGCGATGTTCCCGTCCTGGGAAACGCTGCCGCATGAACGCCTTTCCCCCGGCGTGGACACCGTCGGCGCGCGGTTGATGCTGCTGCGCCGGCTCGCCCACCCCGACGACGCCCGCCTGGGCCCGCCGGTGCGGGTGGTGGTCACCACGGTGCGGTCGCTGCTGCAGCCGATGGCGCCCGACGTGGCCGACATCGAGCCGGTGACGCTGCAGGTCGGAGCCGCTCCGGCGGCGACATCAGATACCGGTGCGCAGTTCGACTTCGACGACCTCGCGGCGCGCCTGGTCGAGCTGTCCTACAACCGCGTGGACATGGTGGGCAAGCGCGGTGAGTTCGCCGTGCGCGGCGGCATCCTGGACGTGTTCCTGCCGACCGCCGAGCACCCGGTGCGGGTGGAGTTCTGGGGCGACGAGGTCAGCGAGATGCGGATGTTCGCGGTCGCCGACCAGCGCTCGATCCCCGAGATCGACGTGCAGACCGTGGTCGCGATGCCCTGCCGGGAGCTACTGCTCACCGACGACGTGCGGGCCCGCGCCGCCAAGCTGGTGGCCGACCGGCCGACCGACGACCAGAACCGGATCAGCGGCGGCGTCGGCGACATGCTCGCCAAGCTGGCCGAGGGGATACCCGTCGACGGCATGGAGGCGCTGCAGCCGGTGCTGCGTCCCGACGAGCTGACCCTACTCATCGACCACCTGCCCGAGCGCACCCCGCTGCTGGTGTGCGATCCGGAGAAGGTGCGCACTCGCGCCGCCGACCTGATCAAGACCGGCCGCGAGTTCCTGGAGGCGTCGTGGTCGGTGGCCGCCATCGGCGGTGACGCCCCGATCGATCTCGAGCAGCTCGGCGGCTCGGGCTTCCGCGAACTCGCCGAGGTGCGCGAGGCCGCCCGGGCCGGCGACCACCCGTGGTGGACGCTGAGCCAGCTGGCTGCCGAAGACGCCGTCGAACTCGACGTGCGCGCGGCACCGACGGCCCGCGGCCAGCAGAGCAACGTCGACGAGATCTTCGCCATGCTGCGCGCCCACGTCCTGACCGGCGGGTACGCCGCTGTTCTCGCACCCGGCACCGGGACCGCCCACCGCGTCGTCGAACAGCTCGGCGAACGTGACACCCCGGCTGCGATGCTCGAACCCGGCGACGCCCCGAAGGCTGGTGTGGTGGGCGTGCTCAAGGGGCCGTTGCACGACGGCATCGTGGTCCCCGGCGCCAACCTGGTGGTGATCACCGAGACCGACCTGACCGGTAACCGGGTCACCGCTCCGGACGGCAAGCGGCTGGCGGCCAAGCGCCGCAACATCGTTGACCCGCTGGCGCTGACAGCCGGTGATCTGGTGGTGCACGACCAGCACGGCATCGGCCGGTTCGTGGAGATGGTGGAGCGCACCGTCGGCGGGGCCCGGCGCGAATACCTGGTGCTCGAGTACGCCTCCTCCAAGCGCGGCCAGGCGGCCGACAAGCTGTTCGTGCCGATGGACTCCCTCGATCAGCTGTCCCGCTATGTCGGCGGCCAGGAACCGAGCCTGAGCCGGCTCGGCGGCAGCGACTGGACGAACACGAAAACCAAGGCGCGCAAGGCCGTTCGCGAGATCGCCAGCGAGCTGGTGGCGCTCTACGCCAAGCGGCAGGCCGCACCGGGCCACGCGTTCGGGCCCGACACCCCGTGGCAGGCCGAGATGGAGGACGCGTTCGGGTTCACCGAGACCGTCGACCAGCTGACCGCGATCCAGGAAGTCAAGAACGACATGGAGAAGCCGGTCCCGATGGACCGGGTGATCTGTGGTGACGTGGGCTACGGCAAGACCGAGATCGCGGTGCGCGCGGCATTCAAGGCGGTGCAGGACGGCAAGCAGGTCACGGTGCTGGTGCCCACCACGCTGCTGGCCGACCAGCACCTGCAGACGTTCACCGCGCGGATGGCCGGCTTCCCGGTGACAGTCAAGGGCCTGTCGCGGTTCACCGACCCGGCCGAGTCGCGGGCGGTGATCGAGGGGATGGCCGACGGCAGCGTCGACATCGTCATCGGCACGCACCGGCTGCTGCAGACCGCCGTGCGCTGGAAGGACCTCGGCCTGGTGATCGTCGACGAGGAACAGCGCTTCGGGGTGGAGCACAAGGAGCACATCAAGAGCCTGCGCACCCACGTCGACGTGCTGACCATGAGCGCCACCCCGATTCCGCGCACCCTGGAGATGAGCCTGGCCGGCATCCGGGAGATGTCGACGATCCTCACCCCGCCCGAGGAGCGCTATCCGGTGCTGACCTACGTCGGCCCGCACGACGAGAAGCAGGTCGCCGCCGCGCTGCGCCGCGAGCTGCTGCGCGACGGGCAGGCGTTCTACATCCACAACCGGGTCAGCAGCATCGACGCCGCCGCCGCGCGGGTCAAGCAGTTGGTGCCCGAGGCCCGGGTGGTGGTCGCACACGGGCAGATGCCCGAAGAACAGCTCGAGCGCACGGTCGAGGGATTCTGGAACCGCGACTACGACATCCTGGTCTGCACCACGATCGTCGAGACCGGTCTGGACATCTCCAACGCCAACACGTTGATCGTCGAGCGGGCCGACACCTTCGGGCTGTCCCAGCTGCACCAGCTCCGCGGTCGGGTGGGCCGCAGCCGAGAGCGCGGCTACGCCTACTTCCTGTATCCCAAGGAGGTGCCGCTCACCGAGACCGCCTACGACCGGCTGGCCACCATCGCGCAGAACAACGAGCTGGGCGCCGGTATGGCAGTTGCGTTGAAGGACTTGGAGATTCGTGGTGCGGGCAATGTGCTCGGCGCCGAGCAGTCCGGGCACGTCGCCGGGGTGGGTTTCGACCTGTACGTGCGGTTGGTGGGTGAGGCCGTCGAGGCCTATCGCGCCGCCGCCGATGGCAAGATGGTGACCACCGCCGAGGAACCCAAGGACGTCCGGATCGACCTTCCCGTCGACGCCCATCTGCCGCCGGACTACATCGCCAGCGACCGCCTGCGGCTGGAGGCCTACCGGCGCCTGGCCGCCGCGAGTGACGATGCGGCCGTGGCCGCGGTCATCGAGGAGTTGATCGACCGCTACGGCCCGCTGCCCGAGCCCGCGCAGCGTCTGGTGGCAGTGGCCCGGCTGCGGCTGCTGTGCCGCCAGTACGGGGTCACCGAGCTCGCCGCCACCGGAACCGGTTCTCCCACAACGCTTCGCGTGTCACCGTTGACGCTGCCCGACTCGGCGCAACTGCGGCTCAAGCGGGTATACCCGGGCGCGAGTTACCGCGCGACGACCTCGACGGTGCAGGTGCCGATCCCGCGTGCGGGCAGTGGCGTGGGCGCACCGCGGATCCGCGATCTGGAACTGGTGCAGATGGTTGCCGACCTACTTCTGGCGCTCGACGGACGCCCGCAGGGTGAGGTTGATGTCACGACGTTCACGCCCGTATCCGGCGAGAAGTTGGGCCGATGA
- a CDS encoding nucleoside triphosphate pyrophosphohydrolase yields the protein MTVILVDPRRPSLVPVEAVELLGGDVQYTEEMPVKIPWSLPSARPVLTGADAPVLLSSDREHPEVRARLAAGEQLLSVPAPQPGERLVDAVAVMDRLRTAGPWESEQTHDSLRRYLLEETYELFDAVHGGNADELREELGDVLLQVLFHARIAEEALAQPFSIDDVADTLVRKLGNRVPAVLAGESISLEDQIAQWEQRKSLEKAARVSCMDDIPTGQPALLLAQKVIARAQNAGLPTDLIPASITTVTVAAEFDAENHLRTALLKFMDTVRRTEAAIAASRRDADAPTGLDAAAPLCAVSEEEWRRHWPHAGSAEPDD from the coding sequence ATGACCGTCATCCTGGTCGATCCGCGCCGCCCGTCGCTGGTCCCGGTCGAGGCGGTCGAACTGCTCGGCGGCGACGTGCAGTACACCGAGGAGATGCCGGTCAAGATCCCGTGGTCACTGCCGTCGGCGCGCCCGGTGCTCACCGGTGCGGACGCCCCGGTGCTGTTGTCCTCCGACCGCGAGCATCCCGAGGTGCGGGCCAGGCTGGCCGCCGGGGAACAGTTGCTCTCAGTGCCCGCGCCGCAGCCCGGTGAGCGGCTGGTCGACGCGGTCGCGGTGATGGACCGGCTGCGCACCGCCGGACCGTGGGAGAGCGAGCAGACGCACGACTCGCTGCGGCGGTACCTGCTAGAGGAGACCTACGAGCTGTTCGACGCCGTGCACGGCGGCAATGCCGACGAGTTGCGTGAGGAACTCGGCGATGTGTTGCTGCAGGTGCTGTTCCACGCGCGGATCGCCGAAGAGGCGCTGGCGCAGCCATTTTCGATCGACGACGTCGCCGACACCCTGGTGCGCAAGCTCGGCAATCGGGTGCCCGCGGTGCTGGCGGGGGAGTCGATCTCGCTGGAGGACCAGATCGCGCAGTGGGAACAGCGCAAGTCGCTGGAGAAGGCCGCCCGGGTGTCGTGCATGGACGACATCCCGACCGGCCAGCCTGCGCTGCTGCTGGCCCAGAAGGTGATCGCCCGGGCGCAGAACGCCGGCTTGCCGACTGACCTTATTCCGGCCTCGATCACCACGGTGACGGTCGCCGCCGAGTTCGACGCCGAAAATCACTTACGGACAGCGCTGTTGAAGTTCATGGACACCGTGCGTCGCACCGAGGCGGCCATTGCGGCGAGCCGGCGCGACGCCGATGCGCCGACCGGGCTCGACGCCGCGGCGCCGCTGTGTGCCGTCAGCGAGGAAGAATGGCGGCGGCACTGGCCTCATGCCGGCAGTGCCGAGCCGGACGACTAG